In Natronoarchaeum philippinense, a single window of DNA contains:
- a CDS encoding endonuclease III domain-containing protein: MEDRISDIHGALVNLHGEPEPPRDMHPVDSVIHTILSQNTSDENRDNAWDDLVSEFGHNYEAIENADHDELADAIRTAGLANQKASRIQDSLRTIREHTGGEYSLEFIKEMDVDEAQSWLTNIKGIGDKTAGIILLFRFGMDYFPVDTHCERLAKRFGLIPEDASYARAHELLTEHVPSDIKYSFHRLLIDHGRAYCTARDADCSNPVCEQFCDCEYC; encoded by the coding sequence ATGGAAGATCGCATCAGCGATATTCACGGCGCACTCGTTAACCTCCACGGCGAACCGGAGCCACCTCGGGATATGCATCCGGTTGACTCCGTGATCCACACGATACTAAGTCAGAACACGAGCGACGAGAACAGAGACAACGCGTGGGACGATCTTGTCTCCGAATTCGGACATAATTACGAGGCCATCGAGAACGCCGACCACGACGAACTGGCCGATGCCATCAGAACCGCCGGACTCGCCAATCAGAAGGCCTCGCGTATTCAGGATTCTCTCCGTACTATCCGCGAACACACCGGCGGCGAATACTCTCTTGAGTTCATCAAGGAGATGGACGTGGACGAGGCGCAGTCGTGGTTGACGAATATCAAGGGAATCGGAGACAAGACCGCCGGTATCATCTTGCTCTTCCGGTTCGGTATGGACTACTTCCCCGTCGACACGCACTGTGAGCGGTTGGCAAAGCGGTTCGGCTTGATCCCTGAAGACGCCAGCTACGCTCGTGCGCACGAGTTGCTCACTGAGCACGTGCCATCCGACATCAAGTACAGCTTCCACCGGCTGTTGATCGACCACGGCCGCGCCTACTGCACCGCCCGGGACGCGGACTGCAGCAACCCGGTGTGCGAGCAGTTCTGCGATTGCGAGTACTGCTGA